A window of Macrotis lagotis isolate mMagLag1 chromosome X, bilby.v1.9.chrom.fasta, whole genome shotgun sequence contains these coding sequences:
- the IRX4 gene encoding iroquois-class homeodomain protein IRX-4 — translation MSYPQFGYPYSSAPQFLMTTNSLTTCCESSGRTLADSGAAGSAQTPVYCPVYESRLLATARHELNSAAALGVYGNPYTGTQGYGNYVTYGTEASAFYSLNSFDSKDGTGSAHAGITQAAAAYYPYDHTLSQYQYDRYGTMDGGTRRKNATRETTSTLKAWLQEHRKNPYPTKGEKIMLAIITKMTLTQVSTWFANARRRLKKENKMTWPPRNKCSDEKRPYEEEEEGEEESQEDHLKNEKNDERVRKEEKELELSDLDDFDPIESESSECELKPAFQHLDSGHMRAASGGADCPGDPCKESATSLKMSLPGGVQLEEDVERAKNCLKSVVDECEQDLVVGGRQRGCDSKMCFQQPGESQILEAKPRIWSLAHTATSLNQTEYPSCMLKRQGLSSSSSSASSSSSSTAVSAPSGLDRHQDSPVTSLRNWVDGVFHDPIFRHSTLNQALSNTTVSWATTKGAILETGALGRSLGNSTDMLKGHLANFPAHHHHHDSNKELLSFPKSGSKMFCS, via the exons ATGTCATACCCTCAGTTTGGATACCCTTACTCTTCTGCACCACAG TTCCTGATGACCACTAATTCCCTGACTACTTGCTGTGAGTCCAGCGGCCGGACGTTAGCAGACTCCGGGGCAGCCGGCTCAGCTCAGACCCCAGTCTATTGTCCTGTGTACGAGAGCAGGCTGCTGGCCACAGCTAGGCATGAGCTCAATTCTGCAGCTGCCTTGGGAGTCTATGGGAACCCTTACACCGGCACCCAGGGCTACGGAAACTACGTTACCTACGGCACTGAAGCGTCAGCCTTCTATTCTTTG AATAGTTTCGACTCGAAAGATGGGACGGGATCTGCGCATGCGGGCATCACGCAGGCAGCTGCCGCTTACTATCCTTATGACCACACGCTCAGCCAGTATCAATATGACAG gtatggcacaatggatgggggaacaagaaggaaaaatgcTACCAGGGAAACCACCAGCACCTTGAAAGCCTGGCTGCAAGAGCACCGAAAGAACCCCTACCCGACAAAGGGGGAGAAGATCATGCTGGCTATTATCACTAAGATGACCCTTACCCAGGTCTCCACCTGGTTCGCTAATGCTCGCCGGAGGCTCAAGAAGGAGAACAAGATGACTTGGCCACCTCGAAACAAATGCTCAGATGAGAAGAGGCCctatgaagaggaagaggagggagaagaagagtcTCAGGAAGACCATctcaaaaatgagaagaatgatg AACGTGTCCGCAAGGAAGAGAAGGAACTTGAGCTAAGTGACTTAGATGATTTCGATCCCATTGAGTCGGAGAGCTCAGAATGCGAACTGAAGCCGGCCTTCCAGCACCTGGACAGCGGCCACATGCGGGCTGCTTCTGGAGGCGCAGACTGCCCAGGAGACCCTTGCAAGGAGTCTGCCACTTCTCTCAAAATGTCGCTCCCTGGAGGCGTCCAGCTGGAAGAAGATGTGGAGCGAGCCAAAAACTGTCTCAAGAGCGTGGTAGATGAATGTGAGCAAGACCTAGTAGTGGGAGGGCGACAGAGGGGCTGCGATTCTAAAATGTGCTTCCAGCAGCCCGGGGAGTCCCAGATCCTGGAAGCCAAGCCCCGGATCTGGTCCCTAGCTCACACAGCCACTTCTTTGAACCAGACTGAGTACCCATCCTGCATGCTGAAGCGCCAAGgactctcctcttcttcctcatcagcCTCCTCTTCTTCATCCTCGACTGCAGTATCGGCTCCCAGTGGCCTCGATAGGCATCAAGATTCCCCTGTTACCAGTCTCAGAAACTGGGTGGATGGGGTCTTTCACGACCCCATATTCAGGCACAGTACTTTGAACCAGGCCTTGAGTAACACTACAGTGTCCTGGGCTACCACCAAAGGCGCAATACTAGAAACAGGAGCCCTGGGACGTTCTCTGGGGAACAGCACGGACATGCTGAAGGGGCATCTGGCAAACTTCCCCGCACACCACCATCACCACGACTCCAATAAGGAGCTCCTCTCCTTTCCCAAATCTGGCAGCAAAATGTTCTGTTCTTAA